TCTCGTAAAAGAGGAAAGACTGCTATTTTATCGTCTTTGCCTTACAAAAACGAGCTAGAGAAAGCTGAgcaaaaacaaagaataaaaattctaaagggAAAACTCTTGTGAAGCAAAACCTTGCACCatcaacaaaaaagaaaaaaattactaaagcctCCACTATTCTGAAAAATAATGACTCAAGTGACAGTGAAGTTAGTGATGCGGAGTGCCTCTACTGTGGAAATTTTTACTCTTCGTCAACGGAAGGATGGATAGCATGCTCAATGTGTCACCACTGGGCCCATAATTCATGCGCAGGATTTGAAGACGAAGATGACGTTTTAGTTTGTGAGTTATGCAAGTAAGGTCCAATCCCATTTTGCCCGACCATGCGGGCAAAACAGGGCAATTagcatttttttgctaaaattacTGTAACAAaaaacttgtatattttttattttattttaagctcttATAACTTAGGCATGATatgtagaaattattttttcgttaattaTAGTTTCTGTGTCAATTAATACTAAAGTTATCTTTATTTGGAGACAAACTACGCCATTTTGCCCGCCTTTCCCCTACAGCATCttctctaaaataaatataatctttaAAGCAAGGTTAACCTATTTATATAGAGCATAtatttaacaacattttttttaaagcttctaATATGGAAAAGTCTTAATGATGTTGTAAAGGATTAAAAAGTAATGAATGAACATCAACAAGTTATGGCCCCCAGATACTAGGacataaaagaagaagaaagaacAAGAGCTATCTAGTTCTTCAACTCGCCTTTTATCTTGTGGTGTGTATTGTAAGATGAACCTTATACAAAGAAATACCAGAAACACCAGTTCTCTTTGGCCATTGTCAGACCTGATGGATTTTTGACCATATCTAAAAGACACAAGAAGATATCTTAGCAGCACAGGAGTCTGAAATGGactagttaataaaattatgagtGGCTGAGTCGGTGCATGTGAAGCACTTATAATAAATTCTACATAGCGAATAATAAGGACCTTTTTTAGATGACCAGCATACTACTTTTAAAttagacaatataaaattggTCGCTGAATTTAAGAAAATCTCTGGACACTGGAAcctttaaagcaaaaatttgaaatagaagACAAAACTGCTTGGGAATCAGACACAAAGTAACGTAGTTGGAAGAAGTGACAGTAGCATCGTTTAAGGGAAAACCTTCTCGTCGTAGGGTTAAAGTTATGTGTTTCAGATGTTCTGAAAAACAATGGTGGTCTAGTTCTTCAGGTCGTCATTTGAAACAGATCAACCCTGTAAACGGAATTATTAATCATGGATAAACTAATCCCTTTATAAGAAATATAGCTAAAGTTATGCTAATAAAATGACGTAAAATCTAttttgctaataaaaaaaagagtataGGATCAATAACAGTTTTCttaattacataattaaaaataagtatcaACGTACTTTCTGCAATAAATTATAAGAAGGAACATTCGAAATTTCATAggtgaataaaaaattaaatatgatggGAGATGTAGAAAGGCTTATAAACTAGATaagaaatattcaataataattaaaaaaatacagaaggTAAAGAAAAACTCAAACGTATTAACAAAGAAAGAGACGAATTTATATGATTAACATGTTCTACACACCttgttataaataattagtCTGACTAATGAAATCAACAAATTTATCATTCAATTATGAGTAAAgcatcaaattttatgaaatacaaatactatgtaaatattttgttgctACAATAATAgctataattttattgttaattatttagcttttttacaatttgattAACCTCAATGTTTATAGTAAGAATGAAAAGTGATTAAAGCAACTTATATCTCACGAATACCACCAACTTTTAGTCAAAATTTTAGAACTAGTTTTTTGATGCTAAAATATTTCcacttatattaatattatcaggcttaaaaattataacaaagtTTCTAGTACATATTCGGAAATCATCGATAATTACTTTAGGCTTAATTAACGTCTGCAATAAAAACGACGAGAAGAGTATATGACGGGAATGCACTAGTgccaatattaagaaaatggtTCTTTGTTCACCAGTTTGCAtgtttcatataatattttaattttctaaaaacagtAATGAAGTTTTACCATAACTGTATAGAAAATGCTCTATATATAGTAGTCATTTCGATCAATTACATCATTATTAGTTATAGTTTTACCCGCAGAATACTTTAGCCAAAAGCATGTGActttaataactaaaatttcACATTTTGCAAAgcccaatataaaaaaatcatactttTAGATAAcgaaaacatatttaaatatcgcttttttattgattatgtTGTAAAAATCTACCAATAATACCCTACTTTTTATGATCACCAGCAGCAAAACACAACGACACCAACGAAGCACAAGTATAAATCAAATAACCGATAAAAATTCCGGACGCGAAAATTTCTGCGTCCGCATTTTTATTCTCGGCCATATTCCAGGTACCACCGACTCCAAGGAAGGTACCATCTGTGCCGGTTCTGTAGAGGTAGATGCATATGATGTTTATggcctggaaaatataaagaGTTAAGGGTGATCTTTTATTACGTTGTTGAGTTTCTTGGATTCTTGGGCATGTTCGTTTGCTAGTGCTGATCTCAACAGTCATTAGGCAACAAAAACAGAATTTAAGTTATCGTAAGATCAGTGAAAACACTATGGACGATATTAATTTCTATGAAagtttttatattcaaaaaatatcaacatcGTATTTATAAGGGCAACATGCGATTTTGTTGCATTGTATAAATAGCTCTGgaatctttaatttaaagtgAAATATCAGAGTTTTCTTACGACTTATATAAATATCCCATTAACCGTGTACTAAAAACTTAAAGTtcctaatagtttttttaactgAAAGAGAGTTAACTCAGAATATAGgcatttaaattctttatacataagtaaataaaaatatcagaaGTAAGTAAACATATCATAGATAAATATTCTACATACGTGTAActaaattaaaagttacaaataatatttatgtaaatataaccTACTTTAAAGACTACGACCTTAAATTCCCCAAACTTCAAATATTAACCTGCTTATcagagtgaaaaaaaaaactaaaagtataCGCCCAGCACTGCACGCCACATACCACCAAATCCGGTCAATAATCTGGCCGAAAACTTACGAGTTTTAGAAACTTTAACACCACAGTTCCCACTGTTTCTATACTGGTCATTTTCGAGTTTTATTTTTGGCACCACTAAGCAAAACGAACTCCGATAAGGGTTGAAAACTATACGAAAACCTAGAGATACAAGTGAATAAGCACCTGCTGTAAACGAAATGGTGTGAAGTGAgataaggaaaaaataattaggaTAAGACAGATAAGATAAGGGGGCAGCTTTGTTTAGTATAGTCGTTCTTGCTTATGCCTGTTTATTAggattacaaaaatatgatatcTACAGGTTGGAATTTGTCATCATTTTTCATGGAGTAAAGTGAATCATGGCAGGATAGATATATATATGGTAGCTTaagtaaaaaagtatattttaaaattgaaaatgtataGACAAATACTATCTTATCAAGGTTCCAGAAGTAGGTCGTGTAAAAATGCTTTTTCAGCTCCTGAACTTATTTATTACACCCTCTTTTTTTATTCGGATACTCTCAGTAGTTTTCAATACTCTATTTCATATAAATCATACATTGATTCAATATCTCTTACTttggttgtttttataaataataaattacattcgaaactaaaaaaaaattaatgaaaacacATCGTGTTGTAAATATCAAATGTATTAGATTTCAACAGAATCAAGTGGTGATTAATAATAAGGTAAATAAGGCGGACATTTTTTTCGTAACTTTCAgttaagtacaattttattgCCTAGTATATATTTTTCACGAAATGGTGTAATTAATGATAGATAAAGAAGATAAGACAGAAATGGGTGGCTAAATAGCGATTATGGTGACGCAAAAAAGTGTGTAAGTATATGATCGCAAATGAGTCACTTATTGGGAATTCATTTAACGAAATAGCAACCAAAACGGCTTAATtaccaccgtctatagattacaacttGTTGTATCTATTTGACGCGTGTTTTCATAAATATGTTAGCATCTTCAGGAGCAGATTAAAACTGAATTTTGTCGTAGCTGATATTCTGCTGAAGATTCTAATACTATTAATTAAATAGGTGTAAAATGGTGAAGATAGAGAGATGTGTGAGAAAAAAGTGTTGTTCATATGAACTATGCAACTAACAGCAGCATATTTGGGGAATATTACAAAAGTGTTAGATCTGGCAATTTATATAGCGTACGAAAGCTCTGAAGAGCATAGAGAATGCTgtgaagaaaatgtaatagtaCAGGGCcataactcttttaaatatttaaaattataatgtaatatttgAGTTGAGGCCGTAATGATAtaagaaaataggaaatttgtactaaataattgtttaattttcacaaattgAATTATAAGTTACCCTTTACAAATGTAAATATCTAAAAGTAGATACTTTTTCTATCATTGAAAGCATTGCGCTTTCAATTACGTTACCATTCAGCACATTAATCCAAATCCATTAGCCCTATTTTGATAGCAAATACACCTACacaaaaaactacaaattaAAGGAGTATTGAAGTATAACTATTACTTGTGAAAGTGATGTTCAAGAATAAAGTTgaacttgaattaaaaaattatcactgATTAGGCCTAGTTTAATATACTTTATACATTGAAGAAGACTTATCATGATCAGAATGATATTCAAAATTGATTCGTCAATGTTTTCTAAAAATGCCTTATTAAGTAGTCTAATACCCTAATGACATTAAGTGAATCATGTATTAAAATGACGTTAAATGACTAATTCTACAATGTTTTCCTTTGAAATCTGGAGAGAACCAATAATTCAATTCAAACATATCAGAATATTGAAGGTATTTCAAATTTTCCTTATCTCTTAGAGACTTTACCACGGCAAGTGctcaaaaatgtaatataaaacTTCATATTATCCcgaaaaataaatagttatattcaatttactgtttaaataattttttagtattatgtTCAAAATATTCTTGGTTTTGTAATTAAATAGACCTATTTTCAATGTCGGTATAGTTTGTCATAAAATATTCCTAGATCTTATACCTACTAAACTATGTCTAATTTAAATCAATCTAGTATTCTAGATAATCTTATTTCATACAGATCGGTTTCTATTATATATTcttatagtaaatattatattaattattatatttatttatgatatatttattttatagtcgTAAGCATATTCAGTACTCATATATACTTTGTAGAAGAGCTTGATAATCACAATAATACggcttatataatttttttccacatttttggaaaatctatATCATATGCTAAGGGTGGACATCTATACAGAAATAAAGGCAAAAGAAATGTCCCTAgaacattataaaaaatgatttatgcTATATAACGACTTTTTCAAAAGTCTTATGGTGTGAAGTGTAATGATTACCATAATATGACATTCATTAATATAGAAATATCTGAAGTATCTTAATTTCAATTCCATAAAAGGAAATATGAAACTCTTCATGATTGCTACACCAATTCCtagtgttattaaaataattaaaaggatCTTTAAgccattattaaaattattatttaaaaaattttaaaatttaaaattataattttattatggtTTAAATGCTTATGTGGAATTTCTCAGCATTTTTCAACCTAAACTAACCTTTTATTTTCGCTGCTAGCAAAGCACAAACTAATCAGAGAAACCGCTGTGTAAATAAAGTATCCAACGAATATTCCAGAGGCGATGATCTCCACGTCCGAGCTTTTCTCTTCAAACAGATTCCAAGTTCCACCTACACCCAAAAATCCACCTTGAAATCCAACTCGataaagaataattataatgaagtttaaaatctaaaaaaaaggtTATACATTTATAAACTCCTTGTGCATGAtcatagtaaataataaatgtttccaAAATACTGTAATATTAGTCATGACAATAATGACAActatacatacatatgtatatcaTATTAGAAATGCTTTCCCCACCCATAAGACATAAATTAAACTTAGAAATTCTTTTAGAGCACCTACCAACTTCACTATTTTCACTATGATCGAAGCCACTGTATCCAGAACCATTTTGGCACTATATTTTCACGTTATATATATCTaggttaacaaaaaaattaaaatttgttcagATGGAAGCACCTGCAGCCAAACTAGAATGAGGTGAAACAAAGATAAGAGTAATGATCGGTAAATATCTCCAGATAAGATTATGTGTTTGTATGtattaaatttagtatataGTGActcaataaaattatagtacctatttttatttgacatttataattttatataaaggcTAGATGTTGGTATTTATTAGCTaggaaataaagtaaaaaatactaaatattatttcGTAATCATTCATCAATTCAATAAATAGTACTTTTTAAACATACAGtatatatttaaacaagaaCAGCTCTTCTAAAAATAAGATTGTTGcgaaaagtaaaacaaaatattatcagCTTTGTTGGGGgccaaaaaaatagaaatctaTCTGTAATATTAtcgtaatttttgaaaaatttggttAATAGGTTATCAATGAAGCGTATATAACATTGACCATAAGAAGTGAAATTACGGAACAGGGGTGTAAGAATGGAAATTTGTATACCATATcgcttcaaaaataaaattaaataaagcataTATAACATGAAAAGTTGAAATAGAGTAGAAAATGTATATAGATCAGTAGAGGAGATTTGTTTTTACTTCGAGTTAACCGGATTATCTGTCGTGCAACCGGCAAGGTAAGTTGCAAGGTTTTCAgcattaactatttttatttaaaacttgtcTTATTAAGTTATAGGTTCCTAGACCGCTTTCTGCAGTTCAAAGAAGAGAGTTTTTGGAAGTCTGAGACCACTCTCATCCAATGTAGAAATGCATCCATTAGGAGCGTGAATGACGTGGTTTATAGATAAAAAACTAACTATCTTAATCGTAGCAAGACCTAAAACAGAGTGTTTTCACTTAGATCTTATGACGTGGAGGAAGTCGATAGAGGCGTAAAGTTTTTGGTTATCACTTGCGATTGCAAtcaatgcgaaaaataagattttgaaaggctgccattttgctatgggtagaagtaatgacttaatattttaGGACCATCAAGCATTTAGTGGGAGCTTTCAGACACCATGACTgctctttctatttaattttatttttgaatgagttttgcaaaatgagctaggaaccaaaaagtagtatttaggttgatAATGAtatgtgccaaatttcaaatttttatataaacgcttTCAAAAAATAAGATAGCAATTAAGAGCCACACTGTATAATAATTCCGTTGAGTATAGTTTGTTCTTTTCATAAATTGACATTTTCTTATAACATTGACCAAAGATTATAAATAAGTAgactttatttattacataatttcTCTCGAACCACATAGAATTTATAAGTCAAACTATGAATTTTATCGCAaaggtaatttatttatttatttatttattttacaatacaaGCCTTACAGGTAAATAAATACCCATCTACAAGGCAGGAAAGACcttcaaatacataaatataacttatgctaactaagaaaaatgtatatataacttgttacaaaaatcttctaagctaactaaaactaactaaaaaattacataaaaagtaataagaggcatagaaaataagtaacaaaaacgATCAAAACCTAATGTGCTGACTATAaacctcaatttttattaacggaaatggctatattatttacaaaaaatagcttaatacaAACTCAGGTTACTTGTGGCTTAGTGTTCAAGTGAGCGACATAAGGCTTCCTttgtaatattgaaaatgtcaaaatgagcATCATTATTGTAAATACTACACATGGTATAAATTGgtgaaaatttaagtagatttgTTCTAGGAGTAGTGAGATGAAACGTGGTATGATGTCTGTTATTGAGACGaggcacaaaaaaatataattttgacactAATGGCGGACTATCGATtagataattaagtaatttatgcaaTGTCATAAGAGCAGAAAAGGTTCGTCGAGTTTCTAGGGAGCAAATATTAAAACGTTGGAGCAGATCATCATGTGGAAAACCGTGAGGTGGGTATACATTAtcacacttaaaacataagtgtgaTAATGTAGTAGAAGTAATCAACATGATCACtccattttaagttttgattaattatgatattaagttactaaattttattgattacagaaatttctttttagttaaatggtttaaatgtattttattaatgagTGGTCAATTTATGTTGATTGGTGAAAAAGCTAACCTTATTAATTGTAAGTGTGTAGGAGCATAACCAATTCTTCACTTGTCCAAGTCCTTTACACAACAAACTTTTCACTTCTTCCCATGCATTTCGTCTGAATAATAGTCATATCATCTGCTTCTTACAGtacataaatttttatgaaatctGGGTCGCTGagtatatcatttattttttggcacTGTTCTTTATCTTTGAAGTAACTCTTAAATAGCTAATACCA
The genomic region above belongs to Anthonomus grandis grandis chromosome 6, icAntGran1.3, whole genome shotgun sequence and contains:
- the LOC126737090 gene encoding protein snakeskin isoform X1, with protein sequence MTSIETVGTVVLKFLKLAINIICIYLYRTGTDGTFLGVGGTWNMAENKNADAEIFASGIFIGYLIYTCASLVSLCFAAGDHKNTFTDILMNVFGIFLWIAVGATALHYWHGYLSEHKYTYVNSERQVGLALGSLCVLNGAVYLIDSVISVIFLIKAKFN
- the LOC126737090 gene encoding protein snakeskin isoform X2, which produces MVLDTVASIIVKIVKLILNFIIIILYRVGFQGGFLGVGGTWNLFEEKSSDVEIIASGIFVGYFIYTAVSLISLCFASSENKSTFTDILMNVFGIFLWIAVGATALHYWHGYLSEHKYTYVNSERQVGLALGSLCVLNGAVYLIDSVISVIFLIKAKFN